The DNA sequence tcttaaaatgcgtgtcgacACTCTTCCaaaaacgataacaattgggaaGGACAGAGGGAGTAAAAATAGTAGACCATAATATAGAAAATATGTGTTCAAAAATATGTGTTCAACTATAATCTAATGTAATATGTTAAAATAATAGAGTACCTAAAATAACATTAGTAAGAACATAAATAAACTCAATTACAGAACACATACACATACAAATATTGTACACACAAAATATTAAAGAACTAAATACTGAACACTAAACAATATATATAGAAACACTGTGTAAAAAATAAAAAGTACAAAATAAAAAATAGAAACAACAACAAAAATGGTAAATCATCAAAAAACTTAGGTGTAAACATCGTGAAGAACGGTATAATGTTATATACATGGTTCTATAATAATTAGTTACTTAGTTATCTTAATAAATTAGTTACACACTGACCCTAATATATGATCTTTCACCTATTATTTTTGTCAATGTATCAAAAAATAACATAATCATCTAAAATCAACGGAGGAGAAGACCTAAGTCTGCAATTTAATTAGTTACATCAGCCATATATATGGAGATTAACTAGAGGTAGAGAGCAAACAAAAGAAAGGTAACAGGATTGTAAGCCGATGAGTTGTACGAACAAACTTGTGTGGGATGTATTCAAATAGTACAATAAAAGAAATGAACCCCCATTTAAAATTTGAAATGAGTTTTATCTTCTATCCTTGAATCCAAATATGTATCCTTAATTTTAAATTTGACACCAAATGCGTCAAGTAACCATAAATGACATATATATTGGTAAAATTTAATTATGATATAGGAGAGAAAGATAAAAATGAgttaaatttgaattatttgatTTCAAAATGCAACTAATATTGAAGTTGAAGTTCTATTATAAGAACAAAAAATACTTTTTAATGTTAAATTATAACAATAACTATAATCATTTTGCATTTAGTATTGAACTTGTCCTAAAATAACAAGTATTCATATGTAGAGTCTACAGTGCTTTTCCATCATTAATGGTGAATGAATCCCCATAAAGTGCTATTACACTTAAACCTTAGtgaaataataatttataaagtAATAATttcgctaaaataatatttttctctagtCCGAATATAATAGACACGGTATATTTTTATtatcgataaaataataaatacgttaaagtaatatttttttcGGTCTCAACCCTATTATTTTGAAGAAGTTTAACTATAATTGTTTGATTATAAAATGATTTAATTCGGTTTTGTCTTCTAAATAGGaaatgtttaattttttttatatagctaatttaaacatgttaattacttatttatgtttatatttttgaaaaacagcATCTCATTACTTTGAAAATGGACACGAACTTGTAAATTATACAATAAGATTTTTATAACTAAAAGGAGACCagtattttgaaaaatattttctaATGGGCATATAGAAATTTGTAAAATTTCTGTTAAACATTCAGTGAGGGATACAAAATTTTGAAAATGGTGTGTCACCGTGTAATAACTAACACATAAATGTAATATATTTGATCATTTAATTgttctatttttttttaataattaaatttgttTCTTGTAAATAAGTATATGTTTTAATAAATATCAGAGGTGAGGAAGACGGGTGAGCGTTGAGTTATTTTATCGCGTTTTCATTGAAGAATATTCAATGACACTAATTATAATACTTATTTGATCTCacatgaaaaaataatacttaaaaatactaaattatgATAGCTCTATGACAATTTCACTAAAAATTTATTAACCACATCTCTTATTTATTTTCATTACTTCAATATATATGAGATTAACTTGGAATTACAAGTTGAAGATTAAATCTGAAACTTGTTGTGAAGTTAAAAAATAAAGATGAAGAGAGTAATACAAGTTGATGCGAAAGAAAAAATCTTTTTTTCTTAGGATAATGGTGTGTCCCTTACATACCATGACGTCATGAAGAAGAGTACAAGAATCCCCGAACGTGGCAGGGAAGGAATTTATTGTCAAATCTTGCCAAAAGGACGTTATATAAAACGTGTGTAGTAGGCTTGTAGTTATTATATTCTCCCTCATCCATATTCATTCCTTCCTTAGATAGTGGTCTTAAAGGGCCGTgcagaatattatttaataaaatataatatatattctatttcatttttcattatatgtaattataaattttaattattaaataaaaattaaaattacttaatttttttatctaaaagttattaaaatttgattaaatagtttaaaatatttttatggTAGAATCacaataaaatcatttttattgaaaattatttcaCAGTATAatgaaattaaatttttttttgaaagttCAATGGTTAAACATTTTatgatatataaatataattattattacaAATTAGCAATGAATTTGATGAAATTTTATAATAGAATCGACGATGGGTCTTTTCTTGAACAGAGACCTTCATTTCTATAATGTTTTTTCCAATGTTTGACAGATgttaatataaaatttattttataattgtttttttatattttttgaattaaattgTATATATCAAATTTTTTTATAGGAATTTTTTTTTATTGAAATTATGTTTAATGAGTTTTTTAAATGTGTGCTGAGTTGAGCACGGTTGGATAGCTCAAGTGGTAAAGGGCTTATCCTCTGTCGTCCCAGATCCTGGGTTCGATCCTGGCTCACCCCGAGAATTGTtgagaacagatactcatttgtaaggctatAAGCCAAAATTAGTCAAAAAAAAATGTGTGCTGAGTATACATTCTAAATTGCGGAGAGTATGGGAGATGCTCTAGGTGTATTTAAGAGAAATCGAATCTCTTACCTCCTATTCACAAATTTCGTGTCACTATCATCATACCACATAATTTTTTGAGTGcaaattaaaaattttattaGATAAGTCACATGCTCTccttttattatattatatttatattattttaacttttGGGTGAATAAAATgttagttatattattaatgTGACTACTTTTTTTAgcttttttaaaaaatttcaaaagtGCTGCCACTTGGTTATATAAGCAAAAAATGAATTGAAATTGTGTTAGTATCAGAAATCGAACAGTGAGTGAATTTTATCTTGGAACTATGGTGTTATAATGatttgtaattttattttaaaagttttatttaaaaaattatatatatatatatatatatatatttttaattttaacatTTAGGTAAATAAAATAACAGTTTATACAATTATATAACTATAATTTAATTTTGTAGTTAAACACACACAAAATACAAAAAAGTGCACGCGcgacacacacacacatatatattaaTTATGTTGTAATTGTTATGATATATACTTTTTTGGATTTgttttcaaaaaatcataatttcGTTTAATTCAGTTTGGCTGGTGTGCTGATCGAGTCAAAAGTATTTGGTTTAGTCAGGGAATACTTGGAATGAATATTCggataaaaaaaatcaaatattttaaaAAGTTAACTTTATAAACTAATTCATTAGGCCATCTTCAAGAGCCATTTTAATGACCATGAAATCACGATTTTGCCCTTTTAtgttgaaaaattataaaaatgccatttttacataatttttgttgaaaataaataaaattgatgTATCCAATCAAACCCCCATATCTCATACTCACAAATTTCATATCATTATCATGCTACATAATTTTTTGAGTGCAAATTAAGATTTTTATTAGATAAGCCACATTCTCTTTTTTTAtcaaattctatttttattactTTAACTTTTGAATGAATAAAATGTTGACTTATATTATTACGTGACTCCggttttttaatttttataattttattctaaaattttaaaaattataccaCTTTGTTATTTAAgcaaaaattatattaaattttgATAATAGTTTATTTTATAAGTTTAATTCACTGTAACTGTCTGCTGAATCTGAACTAACTAGAGCgggatatatatgtatgtatccTAGCTCTTTAGATACATATTGCACTCGCTTTTTAATCAACGAGACAAGGATTCTGAATTTAACACCAAATTGTAAAGTCAAATTTCGGTCAATTTAAAAAATTGTAGTAGAaccctaaaaattattttgaaaggCTTCAAACTTGTTTGATTAGCAAGCTAAGAGCTGCATATGATAAAATGCCAAGTCGTTTGTTGTCGGTATCAAATTCCAAGCATTGATTTTAAATCTGATTATTGTTATTTGTCGTACCAAATAACTGTACTAGCAACTAACAAATAGAGGGTGTTCTacttatattataatataaatatagatAAAAACATTTCTGTTTGTTTCGGTTAATTAATTGATTCTGTCTTTACACGTTCCATGTCGCATGTGAAACTATATAGATTCCTCGGAAACAATAACCACTTTGTTATGGCCACAAGTTCGGCCCATGTAATGGATCTGAGAGGCTAATAGTTTattttataagtttttcttttgttttagttAAGCCTAGTTTATTTAATAAGTTGGCTATATGTATTttatttatgttaaaaataattatatttgatAATAAGACATGAGTAGTATCTTTCTCTTAAAAACAACTAATATTATTCTACTCTACAAAATGAAAAGTACTCTGGACTTTGGAGTGTTCTTTTCTCATCTTGGTGGTCAATTTTATATGCCTTTTTTCTCTagtattatttagtatttttttaGTGTTTGGTTGAAAGGAAAACACTTTTTTTTTAtcgaaaatgaaaataaaaagcATTTTGTTAGTTTTTTGTGTGAACAATGTATTCCTCTTTTTTTTGTTTCTTCCGCAAAATTTATGATTGTGGGTTGATGATTTGACATAAAGTGTTATTAATTGTTTGATTATAAGATGGTTTATAATCGATTTCTGTCTTCTAAATATGAAATGTTCAAAAAAAATTTATAGCTAATTTAAACATGTTAATTACATACTGATGATTATATTTTTGGAAAACAGTAATTTTATTACTTTGAAAATGGACACGAACTTGTAAATTATACAATGAGACTTTTATAGCTAAAAGGGAACcagtattttcaaaattattttctCATCGGCATATAGAAATTTGTAAAATTTCTGTGTTTGGGAAGGATTTTGTTGTAATAAAAATTAGTATATAAAATGTGTGTATATTTGTATTATATATTCTCTCAGCCATGTTCATTTCTTTGACAGTGGTCCTCAAAGGTCCCTACACaacattatttaaaaaatataaatagccaaaaGGACAAAACTAGTATATAAAATATGTGTAGACTTGTAGTTATATATTCTCCCTTGGCCATGTTCATTTCTTAGACAGTGGTTCTCACATGTACCaacattatttaaaaatatacatAGCCAAAAGGACAAAACCTAGTATATAAAATGTGTATTGACTTTTAGTTATATATTCTCCCTCAGCCAAGTTTAAGTGGTCCTCAAAGGttgtaaaatattatttaaaaaaatatagatAGCCAAAAGAACAAAACTAGTATATAAAATGTGTGTAGACTTGTAGTTATATATTCTCCCTCAATCccattatttaaaaatatagatatataatttaattaatttttttatcatataaatttccaaattttaattataaaattaaaaaagaatttgcactatatttttatttaaaataatcatcaaaatttgatgaaattgtttaaaatatttttgtagTAAAATAATAGTAAAATCATATTTATCCAAAATTGTTCCACagtaaaataatatttaaaatcaGTTTTTTTTAAAGTTCAATTGTTAgacatttttttatattaaaatataattattattatatattaacaaCGAATTTGATGAAATTTTATAATAGAATCGATGATTTTTTATATAAGAAGGTACTCTTTTAAACAAAGACCTTCATTTCTATACTAATATTTTCCAATGTTTGACACAtgttaatataaaatataattttataaattttttaataatttttttgaattaaatttgtaacttcaaattttatttagaataattaaaatatttaatgaaaATAAGTTTAAAGGATCATTTAAATATGTGCCGAGTGCCAAGGAAAGAGAGGTACAAAACTATAATAATCTGGTTGTTGAATAGTAATTGGTCTAGTGAGTGGGGACTGTCCAGGTTGGATTTTGAAAGAGAAATTTGTTCCTGAAAATACGGTAAACATTTCAAACATGATTCAAATCTAGAGTAAAACTAAAATCTAGATAATTAATTATTCCGTTAAAACCTGAATATGACCTATAAATGGAGGATATGCCCATTCTAGTTCCTTCCAAACCAAAATTCAAAGTAATTCCAGCAACCTATAGGATCCTGGCAGTTGACTCATGCAGCTTAACATCAAAGGTTGCAGGAACCTATAGTATCCAGTCCCTGATAGTGAAAAATGCTACTACTTGTCCTCCACTCCCCCTCCTCCTTCCACTATAATTCTACTACATCTCGTAACAGTGTTAATAGATTGCCGAATGCGAATAGTAATACTAGTTTTCCCTCCAATGCCAATTTTAAACCACTATGGATGGATAAGAATAACGGCAACAAGTACAAGGTATGCATGTCTCTTATAGGTATAATGCCATTTCTTTAGGCAGCCAGTCCTCGTGATGGCCTAAAAGCTATGTTACCCGGACTCGGGTATGGGTGTCGGACACGGGTTCGTATCCAAGTGTCGGGCTCGgcaatattctgaaaattttacATATTTTTGGCCTAAAATTAGTGTCCAAGTGTCCATACCCATGTCCGAGTGTCGAGTATCCGACACGAGTACTCGAAACAAAATGAAGAGTCTGGGTAATTAAGCCTAAAAGTACTCCTGATTTGtacatctctctctctcctccccctctctctctatctctctctccctctctctctctcctgaAGTATGATATGACAACATAAATTATTCTTGTATATTGTCAAATATGTTTGTAGGAAAGAATTGTTGGAGTAGATGTACGAAACAAGTGCAGTGACGAAATTCTCAAAGATAGTGCCAGAGAGGGTGATAACAGAAGCCCTGATTTTGAAGCTGAGGAGAAACACAGTGTTCCTCCTCTGATTAGTGCATTAAAAGCTACAGCAGGACAAAATGCAGCCACATTTAACTTCCCAGGGCACAACAGAGGACGAGCTGCACCATCGTCATTAGTTGAACTAATTGGCCAAAGACCTTTTCTTCTTGATTTACCAGAGCTTGACAACCTCTTCTCTCCAGAGGGGCCTGTTTCGCACGCACAAAGAGAAGCTTCGAAATTGTTTGGAGCATCAGAAACATGGTTTCTTGTTGGAGGAACTACATGTGGAATTCAAGCAGCCATTATGGCTACCTGTTCACCAGGAGACACACTTATCCTGCCTCGTAATTCACATGTATCAGCCATTTCTGCTATGGTCTTTTCTGGTGCTGTTCCAAAGTATATGATCCCTCGTTATGATCTTTGTTGGGACATTGCTGGAGGGACCAGTTTCGCACAGGCAAGTGactgtaattttttttattaagcAAGCTCATTAGTGCTCATGCGTCTGGTTCGACGGGTCATTTCTCTTATTAGGATATGTTATTTTAAACATGCAGTCTGTTTTTTTGTGTACTTTTACGTTATTCACATAAGGCTAAGGTTGTTTACGAAGCGGTTCGTGAACAAACTCAAGTTCGGCTTGTTAAGAACTCGTTCGGCTCGGCTCGTTAACGAACTCGAACTTGGCTCGGTTCGGTTCGTGAATAGCCCTACCTATGACCATGTTTGTTTCATGGTAGTAAGTTGAGGATAAAATTATAATTCTTTAAAATTTTCAATCCCATGGTTGTTTTGTAAAAAAATAGTGAAGAGTTATCCAAGAATTATAATTCTTTAAATTATCGTATGTTATATTTGTTTTGTTAGAGTAGATGATAAGACTATAATCCCCTTTAATACTTGGTGGGATGAGTTATTATTTTATTCTCTCTAATTACAAGTCatttttaaaagatcataatCCCCATGTAAAACAAATATAAGATTGAAAATTTTAAAGGACTATATTCTAATCTCAAAGACTATTCTTTAAAACAAatatatgataaaaaatttaagAATTATATTCCAATCGTACACTTAATCATTTCAAAAAAACATATGATAGGATCATTTTATCCATAACACTAATTTTAATGGATTAGTTATCCCCGAATTATTATCTCGTTAAAACAAACATGACCCTAGAGTGAAGTAGGAGTCAGCAGACAACAGTTATGCATTCTTAACCATCTACATATAAAGTTATTTAGAGTGAATTAAACGTTTCATACACACTTTCAAGTTTCTTTATTACGTTTTTTCTTATTTGAGGTCAATGTAGGTTGAGAAAGCAATAAAGGAATTGGAAACTGAAGGACGAAAAGCAGCAGCAGTTTTTGTTACTTCCCCTACATACCATGGTATCTGCAGCAACGTAAATAAGATATCCATGCTCTGTCATTCTCGCAATATCCCTTTAATTGTTGATGAGGCCCATGGTGCCCATTTTGGATTTCATCCGGAGCTGCCATCTTCATCGCTTTGTCAAGGGGCTGATCTAGTTGTGCAGTCCACTCACAAAGTGTTGTGCTCTTTGTCACAGTCATCCATGTTACACATGTCAGGAAATATCGTAAATCGAGGAATAATCTGCAGATGTATTCAATCACTTCAAAGCACCAGTCCGAGTTCTCTGCTCCTATCTTCATTAGATGCTGCTAGGGCGCAAATAAGCGACAATCAAGAAACTATCTTCGACAGAGCTGTGAAACTGGCTTTTGAGGCCAAGAGACTGATCCAAAGAATTCCTGGAATCTCAGTACTAAATTTACGGGCATTTTCTAGTTTTTCTGCTATGGATCCATTGCGAATTACTGTTGGTGTGTGGGAGCTTGGTGTATCAGGCTTTGAAGCTGATGATATGTTGTACAAGGAATATGAAGTTGTTTCAGAACTCACTGGATTGCGATCTATAACCTTTGTAATCACATTAGGCACTAGTAGAGAACATATTCAGAGGCTTGTGTTAGGATTAAAGCATCTTTCAGATATTTTCTACACAGCTCAGGGCAACGGAAAAGAAGCAAGACTAATTGACAGGCAGCAGTTGACATGTTCCTTAGAAGACATAAGGACTAAGTTAAGCCCAAGAGAAGCCTTCTTTGCGAGGAAGAGGACAGTGAGTTTCGAAAAAAGTATTGGAGAGATATGCGGCGAGTTAATATGTCCCTATCCACCAGGGGTACCACTGATGATTCCTGGTGAAATTATTACAAAAAGTGTTTTGAATTATCTTCTGCAGGTAAAGAGCAAAGGTGGTGTCATTACAGGAGCAGCTGATCCGCTGCTGGATACCATAGTTGTATGTGATGGCCAAGTAAATAGCAGTCTGTGAGTGTCAAGCTTGGGATAGTAATATCTATTAATCCCATCTAAACAAAAGCTTTCTCTATTTTTTACCCGAGTAAATTGCACTTTGCAACCCCATCTTTCATTTAAAATCAAAACAATATACCTACTTTGTAAAACAAGTTTGTAACCCTTAATTTTCAATATCAAATATAACATGCATTCCTTCACAATTTTCACTTATAAAATTGGAATTGAAATGTTtaatattaataactaaaatttcaaatcaataaaaatatttattttaatgcaTTTTTCACATGAAAAAAATTATATCTATTTTCAATTAGTAATGCTCTAAATTAATCATAATACTAAATACTTAAATTATATTTATCAagtaaaatatatgtttataaatataatcataaattttcttaatatatctatattttaaatttttaaaaattatattgagtaaaatataaattattgacATTAATATTTTCTTTATAAATTGAAATTCTAACTTTTAGTTTAATTtaaacaaaaattaaaattattatttaaatattttgctgAATATTAATTTTACCCCCAACATATAAATATTTTAACAAAATGGTTAAAGGGATGCATATTGTATTTGATATCGAAATTTAGGGGTTGCAAACTGtattcactacaagaaaacaaggtTAAATATAACTGATTTAAATTCGACCGAGGTTAAATTCGACAGCAGGCGGTCGAATCCTTTGGAcacggctaaattcgaccggaCTCGGTCGAATTCAAATGGTCGTATTTAAACGGTCGTATTTACAACCAATTTTAGCCGAAAATGGTCAAAATTAAAACGGTCGAAATTAAACCACTCGAATTTAGCCCCTAAATTCGACCAAATTttttttggtcgaatttagccccAGCAAAAAAGTGGAGGGAATTTGGCACTCCTAAATTCAATCGATTTCggtcaaattttatatttaaaaatggaGGGAAATTTACCCAtacttttaaaattttcaaaaaaaagtGAGGGAAATTTTTTGCCCTTTTCGAAGTTATATTTCAATGGAATTCAGTTATATTtaggatttttcagaattttaatttttaataaagaCTTTATTCAAATGTTAGTGCATATTTTGAAATTATAAATATGGGAGAGAATTAAAGTTTtccaaataaaaaaaaatagttcttaagaaaataaattatgcgctctaagaattttcaaatttctttttttgttaaaaaataaaattgatgctagttagttgtactagtcaaactaatgatTGACTTTTAAAATTGCAAaccaataaaattattttaatctgaaattttggttatatcactaatatacaTATCTATTGGCaaccatacggttggatcgatgaaaatatttataaaaaaaccgaaaccccaattcaggactaaacactagttagttgtacaagtcaaactgatgtttgaatgttaaaatgacaaaccaaataaaattattttgatatgaatttatatatatatattgacatccatatggttggatcgatgaaaaatatttgctaaaaaattgaaacaccaattcaggactaaacactggttagttgtactagtcaaactgatgtttgattgttaaaatggcaaaccaaataaaattattttgatctaaaagtttggttatattattaatatatgtATCTGTTGACATCCATACaattggatcgatgaaaaatattattaaaaaaatcgaaacaccaatttaagATTAAACACTAagtagttgtactagtcaaactaatgtttgacttttaaaatggcaaaccaaataatttttttttatttgaaattttggttatatcactaatatatatatatatatatatataatatatatagacatccgtacggttggatcgataaaaaatatttttaaaaaaaatcgaaacaccaatttaggactaaacactagttagttatactagcaaactgatgtttgaatgttaaaatgacaaatcaaataaaattattttgatatgaatatatatatgtatatatatatatattgacatccatacggttcgatcgatgaaaaatatttttttaaaaatggaAACAGCAATTGAGTTGGACTAAGCACTAGTTAGTTGTAccagtcaaactgatgtttgattgttaaaatgacaaaccaaataaaaatattttgatctgaaactttggttatatcactaatatatgtatctgttgacattcatac is a window from the Apium graveolens cultivar Ventura chromosome 1, ASM990537v1, whole genome shotgun sequence genome containing:
- the LOC141673920 gene encoding uncharacterized protein LOC141673920; translation: MLLLVLHSPSSFHYNSTTSRNSVNRLPNANSNTSFPSNANFKPLWMDKNNGNKYKERIVGVDVRNKCSDEILKDSAREGDNRSPDFEAEEKHSVPPLISALKATAGQNAATFNFPGHNRGRAAPSSLVELIGQRPFLLDLPELDNLFSPEGPVSHAQREASKLFGASETWFLVGGTTCGIQAAIMATCSPGDTLILPRNSHVSAISAMVFSGAVPKYMIPRYDLCWDIAGGTSFAQVEKAIKELETEGRKAAAVFVTSPTYHGICSNVNKISMLCHSRNIPLIVDEAHGAHFGFHPELPSSSLCQGADLVVQSTHKVLCSLSQSSMLHMSGNIVNRGIICRCIQSLQSTSPSSLLLSSLDAARAQISDNQETIFDRAVKLAFEAKRLIQRIPGISVLNLRAFSSFSAMDPLRITVGVWELGVSGFEADDMLYKEYEVVSELTGLRSITFVITLGTSREHIQRLVLGLKHLSDIFYTAQGNGKEARLIDRQQLTCSLEDIRTKLSPREAFFARKRTVSFEKSIGEICGELICPYPPGVPLMIPGEIITKSVLNYLLQVKSKGGVITGAADPLLDTIVVCDGQVNSSL